The following are encoded in a window of Methanomassiliicoccales archaeon genomic DNA:
- the aspS gene encoding aspartate--tRNA ligase, with product MIRTHNCGQLRSDDIGKHVKIAGWVRFSRDHGGVKFIDLADSYGISQVVFDPASIQSGVDTESLSKKIDSLTRESVIVVSGVVRERVPGTEDPRNPTGMVEVLIEDLTIISKAKPIPFEIADQKKSLLPSEDLRLKFRYLDLRRAEMIRNLRFRHQLVAAAREFFNAEGFIEIETPVLTRSTPEGARDFIVPSRTMPGRFYALPQSPQLYKQMLMVAGIDRYYQIARCFRDEDSRADRQPEFTQIDLEMSFVEEKDIQNTVEKLLSHIWHILYNEALETPFPRVKYKDAINKFGTDAPDIRFGLEIINVTDAVIDSTYDVFRKVIRNGGIILGINLRSSLLSSSKSESIQLGRREVDRLIEWAKLEGIGGLTWMRVTKEGLSSNIVKYFPNEIRQRIMRMMDADIGDLLLFIGGPEAQTRKTAGALRMKLARDLELLEGKNHQFVWIVECPLFIRDPLTGSLEPFHHPFVMPENGCINDGDDVEEIIGLSYDIVLDGCEIGSGSVRIHDPELQRKVFKLLGMTNEEIQRKFGFFLEALSYGTPPHGGIALGLDRLVSILMGCETIREVIAFPKNKRFQSPLDDSPAPIEDAKLAELQLLSLAPNKEDD from the coding sequence ATGATTCGGACACACAACTGTGGCCAACTGAGGTCTGACGATATCGGAAAACACGTCAAGATTGCAGGATGGGTCAGATTTTCTAGAGATCACGGTGGTGTCAAATTCATTGATTTAGCTGACTCGTATGGTATAAGCCAGGTAGTTTTTGATCCTGCCTCGATACAATCGGGAGTTGATACGGAATCCCTTTCGAAGAAAATCGATTCCCTCACAAGAGAATCCGTTATAGTGGTCAGTGGCGTCGTTAGAGAAAGGGTACCCGGCACTGAAGATCCTAGAAATCCAACCGGTATGGTTGAGGTGCTCATCGAAGATTTGACTATTATCAGCAAGGCCAAGCCTATTCCGTTCGAAATTGCAGATCAGAAAAAATCTTTGCTGCCGAGCGAAGATCTCCGATTGAAATTCAGATATCTCGACCTTCGACGTGCAGAAATGATCAGGAATTTGAGATTCAGACATCAACTTGTCGCTGCTGCACGTGAATTTTTTAACGCCGAGGGATTCATAGAGATAGAGACACCTGTTCTTACGAGAAGTACTCCAGAAGGAGCGAGAGACTTCATCGTGCCTTCAAGAACCATGCCGGGTAGATTTTATGCCTTACCACAAAGCCCTCAATTATACAAACAGATGTTGATGGTAGCTGGCATCGACAGATACTATCAGATCGCGCGTTGTTTTCGTGATGAAGATTCTCGAGCAGATAGGCAACCTGAGTTCACACAAATTGACCTGGAGATGTCCTTTGTCGAAGAAAAAGATATTCAAAATACCGTGGAGAAATTATTGTCACATATCTGGCATATATTATACAATGAGGCTCTCGAAACGCCTTTCCCGCGCGTGAAATACAAGGATGCGATTAATAAATTTGGGACCGATGCACCAGACATAAGATTTGGGCTTGAAATCATTAACGTTACGGATGCGGTTATTGATTCTACTTATGACGTATTTCGAAAGGTCATTCGGAATGGCGGGATCATTCTGGGTATTAACCTGCGATCCTCCCTTCTGTCATCTTCGAAATCTGAATCAATCCAGCTGGGAAGAAGAGAAGTAGATCGGCTTATAGAATGGGCAAAATTGGAAGGAATAGGGGGGCTTACATGGATGAGGGTAACGAAAGAGGGGCTTAGCTCAAACATAGTGAAGTATTTTCCTAATGAAATTAGACAGCGCATCATGCGTATGATGGATGCGGATATCGGCGATCTTCTTCTCTTTATCGGTGGTCCAGAAGCACAGACGAGGAAGACAGCTGGAGCGCTGAGAATGAAGTTAGCGAGAGATTTGGAACTTCTTGAAGGAAAGAACCATCAATTTGTGTGGATCGTCGAGTGTCCCCTCTTCATTAGAGATCCACTTACGGGAAGTCTCGAACCCTTCCACCATCCCTTTGTCATGCCTGAGAACGGGTGTATTAATGATGGAGATGATGTTGAGGAAATAATAGGGCTTTCCTATGATATTGTCCTCGACGGATGCGAAATCGGAAGTGGTTCGGTTAGGATACATGATCCAGAACTGCAAAGAAAAGTATTTAAGTTACTTGGCATGACAAATGAAGAAATTCAAAGGAAATTTGGATTCTTCCTGGAAGCACTAAGCTACGGAACGCCTCCGCATGGTGGAATAGCATTAGGTCTGGATAGGCTCGTTTCTATTCTCATGGGTTGTGAAACAATTAGGGAAGTTATTGCATTTCCAAAGAATAAGCGCTTTCAATCACCATTGGACGACTCACCAGCGCCGATTGAGGATGCAAAATTAGCGGAACTGCAGTTGCTGTCACTTGCACCCAATAAAGAGGACGATTAG